In the genome of Magnolia sinica isolate HGM2019 chromosome 2, MsV1, whole genome shotgun sequence, one region contains:
- the LOC131230566 gene encoding adenylate isopentenyltransferase-like yields MKLSFSTIYNYRYKIFHHTRWATMDRYHHHHRPKQRIVVLMGATGTGKSRLSIDIASRFPSEIINADKIQLYSGLDITTNKIPMPDRRGVPHHLLGEFDPDDGEILPADYRSIASDRISQIITRRRLPVIAGGSNSFIHALLSEHYDPEKDCIGRNSFGSGVLRYNCCFIWVHVARHVLEEYLSRRVDDMLDSGMFEELAGFFSSSVTVGSEPTGLLKAIGVPEFERYFQRYGGSAHSEGDLGRTEAYEEAVEAIKENTYQLAERQIQKIQWLRSTGWDLKVMDATNAFRAVLESDDVRYREAWEKDVMSPSMKVVKQFLDGAVC; encoded by the coding sequence ATGAAACTTTCCTTCTCCACCATTTATAACTACCGTTATAAAATCTTTCatcacaccaggtgggccacaatggacAGATACCACCATCACCACCGTCCAAAGCAAAGGATCGTAGTCCTCATGGGCGCCACCGGCACCGGAAAGTCCCGACTCTCGATCGACATCGCGTCCCGTTTCCCCTCCGAAATCATCAACGCCGATAAGATTCAGCTCTACTCTGGCCTCGACATCACAACTAACAAGATCCCAATGCCAGATCGCCGCGGCGTGCCTCACCACCTCCTCGGAGAGTTCGACCCCGACGACGGCGAGATCTTGCCTGCCGATTACCGCTCGATTGCATCCGATCGGATAAGCCAGATAATTACCCGACGCCGATTGCCTGTCATCGCTGGCGGGTCCAATTCCTTCATCCACGCTTTGCTTTCCGAACATTACGATCCAGAGAAGGATTGTATCGGTCGTAACAGTTTCGGATCGGGGGTATTGCGTTATAACTGCTGCTTCATCTGGGTGCACGTGGCGCGGCACGTGCTAGAAGAGTACTTATCTCGCCGggtcgacgacatgctcgattCTGGCATGTTTGAAGAGCTGGCCGGTTTTTTCAGCTCGAGCGTTACGGTCGGTTCTGAGCCGACAGGGTTATTGAAGGCTATCGGCGTGCCAGAATTCGAACGGTACTTCCAGCGCTACGGAGGGAGTGCGCACAGCGAGGGGGATTTGGGTAGGACCGAGGCTTATGAGGAAGCAGTAGAGGCCATTAAAGAAAACACGTATCAGCTGGCGGAGAGGCAGATACAgaagatccaatggctgagatCGACCGGGTGGGATTTGAAGGTCATGGACGCGACGAACGCGTTTCGGGCGGTGCTGGAATCGGATGACGTCAGGTATAGGGAGGCGTGGGAGAAGGATGTGATGAGCCCGAGCATGAAGGTTGTAAAGCAGTTCTTGGATGGTGCGGTGTGCTAA